A genomic window from Sphingomonas taxi includes:
- a CDS encoding glycoside hydrolase family 125 protein, with protein sequence MRDTPLTVFLRKQEPRATRDGARDPGLLRPQEHDGLNRRHFLAATAASAATLATPAFAAPQLPSKRPAVADRRFTSPAVERELARVSAQIGDAKLRWMFGNCYPNTLDTTVRMGGTAAAPDAFVITGDIPCLWLRDSSAQVKPYLHLARQAPELRRLIRGLIARQSRCILLDPYANAFMEDPTAKSNLEWSQKDETEMKPGVAERKWEIDSLCYPMRLAHGYWRATGDAAPFDATWAAAARASIRTFREQQRKDGPGPYSFRRSAPQPTETLLWGHGNPTRPVGLIHSGFRPSDDACLYPFLIPSNLFAVTALRELATVAKEASNDNDLAQSAIALAAEVAAALKAHGTMRLRDDSEVWAYEVDGYGNAVFMDDANVPSLSGLAYLGCVDAADPLWQRTQAACWSDANPWFFRGKAGEGIGGPHVGAGQIWPMSLTIRALSATDDATIRGALRTLRDTDGGTGFIHESFDRDDPAKFTRSWFAWANGLFGELILHLAATRPALLKAPL encoded by the coding sequence ATGCGCGATACACCTCTGACCGTGTTCCTGCGAAAGCAGGAACCCAGGGCCACACGAGACGGCGCCCGCGACCCTGGGCTCCTGCGTCCGCAGGAGCACGACGGCCTCAACCGCCGCCACTTCCTCGCCGCGACCGCCGCGTCGGCGGCGACGCTCGCCACCCCCGCCTTCGCCGCGCCACAGCTGCCCTCGAAGCGCCCCGCCGTCGCCGACCGCCGTTTCACCAGCCCGGCGGTCGAGCGCGAGCTCGCCCGCGTCTCGGCGCAGATCGGTGATGCCAAGCTGCGCTGGATGTTCGGCAATTGCTATCCGAACACGCTCGACACCACCGTCCGCATGGGCGGCACCGCGGCGGCGCCCGACGCCTTCGTCATCACCGGCGACATCCCCTGCCTGTGGCTGCGCGATTCCTCGGCGCAGGTGAAACCCTATCTCCACCTCGCCAGACAGGCGCCCGAACTGCGCCGGTTGATCCGCGGCCTGATCGCGCGCCAGTCGCGCTGCATCCTGCTCGATCCTTATGCCAATGCCTTCATGGAGGACCCGACCGCCAAATCGAACCTCGAATGGTCGCAGAAGGACGAGACCGAGATGAAGCCCGGCGTTGCCGAGCGGAAATGGGAAATCGACTCGCTCTGCTACCCGATGCGCCTCGCGCACGGCTATTGGCGCGCCACTGGCGACGCGGCGCCGTTCGACGCGACCTGGGCGGCGGCGGCCCGCGCCAGCATCCGCACCTTCCGCGAACAGCAGCGCAAGGACGGCCCCGGCCCCTACAGCTTCCGCCGCTCCGCGCCGCAGCCGACCGAGACGTTGCTCTGGGGCCACGGCAACCCGACGCGGCCGGTCGGCCTGATCCATTCGGGCTTCCGCCCCTCCGACGACGCCTGCCTCTACCCCTTCCTCATCCCCAGCAACCTGTTCGCCGTGACGGCGCTGCGCGAACTCGCCACCGTCGCCAAAGAAGCGAGCAATGACAATGACTTAGCCCAATCCGCCATAGCTTTGGCGGCCGAGGTCGCGGCGGCGCTCAAGGCGCACGGCACGATGCGTCTGCGTGACGATAGTGAAGTTTGGGCCTATGAGGTCGACGGCTACGGCAACGCCGTCTTCATGGACGACGCCAACGTCCCCAGCCTCTCCGGCCTCGCCTATCTCGGCTGCGTCGACGCCGCCGACCCGCTGTGGCAGCGCACCCAGGCAGCCTGCTGGAGCGACGCCAACCCCTGGTTCTTCCGCGGCAAGGCCGGCGAGGGCATCGGCGGCCCGCACGTCGGCGCCGGCCAGATCTGGCCGATGTCGCTGACGATCCGCGCCCTCTCCGCGACCGACGACGCCACGATCCGCGGCGCCCTGCGCACCCTGCGCGACACCGACGGCGGCACCGGCTTCATCCACGAGAGCTTCGACCGGGACGACCCGGCCAAATTCACCCGCAGCTGGTTCGCCTGGGCGAACGGCCTGTTCGGCGAGCTGATCCTCCACCTTGCCGCCACCCGACCCGCATTGCTGAAGGCGCCCCTATGA
- a CDS encoding GH92 family glycosyl hydrolase, with the protein MTEGTISRRTLLAGTAAAGLPLPALAVAPTPAAANLFIGTGGHGHTYPGATLPFGMVQLSPDTDVERWDACSGYHRTDTSIMGFSHTHLSGTGIGDMLDVLVVPTRGPVQLLPGPLDNPDAGYRQRFTAEHAEPGYYRVALESGVRAELTVTDRTGYHRYTFPAGPAHILVDLSHLVLDKSDQPPLVTDASLTLDPDGTLTGSRTVHRWAKGRHIHFALQTSRTPSRVTLYGDGDAQQPAGARAVKGMRLKAVLHYDDAGAAPILIRCGISGVDVAGARANLAAEGRSWDFDAVRRAAQTAWTREFDAMRVEGGTADQRTIFASALYHALIAPTLLSDVDGRYIGLDRKPHALARGEAAYSSYSLWDTYRALHPLLTIVAPDKAQSLVADLIRQTQQSPYGPPVWPLQGVETGTMIGWHAVSVLAEAQAKGIEADYAAAWPAIAKRSFDFTAPDRDNSKGRDVYDAKGYVPADVWFESVSRTQEYAYDDWASAHLARAAGRTAEADRLLKRSGNWRNVIDGKAGFAKPRFADGRWWSPYDPIQLGHMPKPWWRDYTEANGWQATFLNQHDVYGLIAHMGGDAAFEARLDALFTAPSTLPANAPPDISGLVGQYAHGNEPNHHVAYLYAYTGAAWKTQAMVRRLCVEMYKNDPDGIIGNDDCGQMSAWFVLSSLGFYPVDPVEAVYVFGSPLFERAEIRLPGGKRLTIEAPGNRADTPYVRAVSRNGKSWTKNWISHAELMQGGRLTFTMSATPVKSFGQAKADRPPSNGHGAA; encoded by the coding sequence ATGACCGAAGGCACGATCTCCCGCCGCACCCTCCTCGCCGGCACCGCCGCCGCCGGCCTGCCGCTGCCCGCGCTCGCCGTTGCACCGACGCCCGCCGCCGCCAACCTCTTCATCGGCACCGGCGGCCACGGCCACACCTATCCCGGCGCGACCCTGCCCTTCGGCATGGTCCAGCTCAGCCCCGACACCGACGTCGAGCGCTGGGACGCCTGCTCGGGCTATCACCGCACCGACACGTCGATCATGGGCTTCAGCCACACGCACCTGTCGGGCACCGGCATCGGCGACATGCTCGACGTGCTGGTCGTACCGACCCGCGGCCCGGTGCAGCTCCTCCCCGGCCCGCTCGACAACCCCGACGCGGGCTACCGCCAGCGCTTCACCGCCGAACATGCCGAGCCCGGCTATTATCGCGTCGCGCTGGAAAGCGGCGTCCGCGCCGAGCTGACCGTCACCGACCGCACCGGCTACCACCGCTACACCTTCCCCGCCGGCCCCGCCCACATCCTCGTCGACCTGTCGCACCTCGTCCTAGACAAGAGCGACCAGCCGCCGCTCGTCACCGACGCCAGCCTGACGCTCGATCCCGACGGCACGCTCACCGGCAGCCGCACCGTCCACCGCTGGGCGAAGGGCCGCCACATCCACTTCGCGCTCCAGACCTCGCGCACGCCGAGCCGCGTCACCCTCTACGGCGACGGCGATGCGCAGCAGCCAGCGGGTGCCCGCGCGGTCAAGGGCATGCGTCTGAAGGCTGTCCTCCATTATGACGACGCCGGCGCCGCGCCGATCCTGATCCGCTGCGGCATCTCGGGCGTCGACGTCGCCGGCGCGCGCGCCAACCTCGCCGCCGAGGGTCGGAGCTGGGACTTCGACGCCGTCCGCCGCGCCGCGCAAACCGCCTGGACACGCGAGTTCGACGCGATGCGCGTCGAGGGCGGTACCGCCGACCAGCGCACCATCTTCGCCTCCGCGCTCTACCACGCGCTGATCGCGCCGACGCTTCTCTCCGACGTCGACGGCCGCTACATCGGCCTCGACCGCAAGCCGCATGCGCTCGCCAGGGGCGAGGCCGCGTACAGCAGCTATTCGCTGTGGGACACCTATCGCGCGCTCCACCCGCTGCTCACCATCGTCGCCCCCGACAAGGCGCAAAGCCTCGTCGCCGACCTGATCCGCCAGACACAGCAGAGCCCCTATGGCCCGCCGGTCTGGCCGTTGCAGGGCGTCGAGACCGGCACGATGATCGGCTGGCACGCCGTCTCGGTCCTCGCCGAAGCGCAGGCGAAGGGCATCGAGGCGGATTACGCCGCCGCTTGGCCGGCGATCGCCAAGCGCAGCTTCGACTTCACCGCCCCCGATCGCGACAACAGCAAGGGTCGCGACGTCTACGACGCCAAGGGCTATGTCCCCGCCGACGTCTGGTTCGAGAGCGTCAGCCGAACGCAGGAATATGCCTATGACGACTGGGCCTCGGCGCATCTCGCCCGCGCCGCCGGCCGGACGGCGGAGGCGGACCGGCTGCTCAAGCGCTCGGGCAATTGGCGCAACGTCATCGACGGCAAGGCCGGCTTCGCCAAGCCGCGCTTCGCCGACGGCCGCTGGTGGAGCCCCTACGACCCCATCCAGCTCGGCCATATGCCCAAGCCGTGGTGGCGCGACTATACCGAGGCGAACGGCTGGCAGGCGACCTTCCTCAACCAGCACGACGTCTACGGCCTGATCGCGCACATGGGCGGCGATGCCGCGTTCGAGGCCCGGCTCGACGCGCTGTTCACCGCGCCCTCGACGTTGCCGGCCAACGCCCCGCCCGACATCAGCGGCCTCGTCGGCCAGTATGCGCACGGCAACGAGCCCAACCACCACGTCGCCTATCTCTACGCCTATACCGGCGCGGCGTGGAAGACGCAGGCGATGGTCCGCCGGCTGTGCGTCGAGATGTACAAGAACGACCCCGACGGCATCATCGGCAACGACGATTGCGGCCAGATGAGCGCCTGGTTCGTGCTGTCGTCGCTCGGTTTCTACCCGGTCGATCCGGTCGAGGCGGTGTACGTCTTCGGCTCGCCGCTGTTCGAGCGCGCCGAGATCCGCCTGCCCGGCGGCAAGCGGCTGACGATCGAGGCGCCCGGCAACCGCGCCGACACGCCCTATGTCCGCGCGGTCAGCCGCAACGGCAAGTCTTGGACGAAGAACTGGATCAGCCACGCCGAGCTGATGCAGGGCGGCCGCCTCACCTTCACGATGAGCGCGACGCCGGTGAAGAGCTTCGGACAGGCCAAGGCGGATCGCCCGCCGTCGAACGGCCACGGCGCGGCGTGA